One region of Azoarcus sp. CIB genomic DNA includes:
- a CDS encoding LysR substrate-binding domain-containing protein, whose product MSAPLRHVPPMHALAAFEAAARLGGFAQAAEELCVTPSAVSHRIRQLETQLGTALFERASGGVRPTTAGRLYLDSVRAAFDELAQAGAVLRPERERLRVSLPPTFARQLLMARLPEYLRAHPEVEVEAHLSIPLQDVTAEAADVEVRWGRGDYPERVVRKLFDDTMVPLAAPSWVAAHAPAGMADLAGLELLRSPLLPWRPCFLAAGLDWGEPERGAVFNDLGMLMEIAAAGLGAAVCTRRLSAAWVETGRLVPLFGVSAPAPFTYYAVTTPAQSKRAVVQAFIDWLAATFA is encoded by the coding sequence TTGAGCGCGCCGCTGCGCCACGTGCCGCCGATGCACGCGCTGGCGGCCTTCGAGGCGGCCGCGCGCCTGGGCGGTTTCGCGCAGGCGGCCGAAGAGCTGTGCGTGACGCCGAGCGCCGTCAGCCACCGCATCCGGCAGCTCGAAACCCAGCTCGGCACGGCCCTGTTCGAGCGTGCGTCGGGCGGGGTGCGGCCGACCACAGCCGGGCGGCTGTACCTCGACAGCGTGCGCGCGGCTTTCGACGAGCTCGCACAGGCCGGCGCGGTGCTGCGGCCCGAACGCGAGCGCCTGCGCGTATCGCTGCCGCCGACCTTCGCGCGCCAGCTGCTGATGGCGCGTCTGCCCGAATACCTGCGCGCGCATCCCGAGGTGGAGGTGGAGGCGCACCTGTCGATCCCGCTGCAGGACGTCACCGCCGAGGCCGCGGACGTCGAGGTGCGCTGGGGCAGGGGCGACTACCCGGAGCGCGTCGTGCGCAAGCTCTTCGACGACACGATGGTGCCGCTCGCCGCGCCATCGTGGGTCGCCGCGCATGCGCCGGCCGGCATGGCAGATCTCGCCGGACTGGAATTGCTGCGCTCGCCGCTGCTGCCGTGGCGGCCGTGTTTCCTCGCGGCCGGCCTCGACTGGGGTGAGCCCGAGCGCGGCGCCGTGTTCAACGACCTCGGCATGCTGATGGAGATCGCGGCGGCCGGCCTGGGCGCGGCGGTGTGCACGCGGCGCCTGTCGGCGGCGTGGGTCGAGACGGGGCGGCTGGTGCCGCTCTTCGGCGTGTCCGCGCCGGCGCCCTTCACGTACTACGCGGTGACGACGCCGGCGCAGAGCAAGCGTGCGGTGGTGCAGGCATTCATCGACTGGCTCGCGGCCACGTTCGCCTAG
- a CDS encoding DNA-3-methyladenine glycosylase I, which translates to MTERCAWAGTDPLYIHYHDTEWGVPTDDARTLFEFLVLEGAQAGLSWITVLRKRERYRAVFDGFDPERIVRYDDAKKAELLADAGIIRNRAKIDAAILNARAWLDLRDAGTDPVAWLWSFVDGEPVQNAFSALGEIPAMTPQSDAMSKALKARGFKFVGSTICYALMQAAGMTNDHVVACPRHREVVEIARLRSRA; encoded by the coding sequence ATGACCGAGCGCTGCGCCTGGGCGGGCACCGATCCGCTGTACATCCATTACCACGACACCGAATGGGGCGTGCCGACCGACGACGCGCGCACGCTGTTCGAATTCCTCGTTCTCGAAGGGGCGCAGGCGGGGCTGTCGTGGATCACCGTGCTGCGGAAGCGCGAGCGCTACCGTGCGGTGTTCGACGGCTTCGACCCCGAGCGCATCGTGCGCTACGACGACGCGAAGAAGGCGGAACTGCTCGCCGACGCCGGCATCATCCGCAATCGCGCGAAGATCGACGCGGCGATCCTTAATGCGCGCGCCTGGCTCGACCTGCGGGATGCGGGGACGGATCCCGTCGCCTGGCTGTGGAGCTTCGTCGACGGCGAGCCGGTGCAGAACGCGTTCTCCGCGCTCGGCGAGATCCCCGCGATGACGCCGCAGTCCGACGCGATGAGCAAGGCGTTGAAGGCGCGCGGCTTCAAATTCGTCGGCAGCACGATCTGCTACGCTCTGATGCAGGCGGCGGGCATGACCAACGACCATGTCGTCGCCTGTCCGCGCCACCGCGAAGTCGTGGAGATCGCCCGCTTGCGGAGTCGGGCTTGA
- a CDS encoding LUD domain-containing protein: MTAAANAREAILNSVRSALRRGPLDDTRRAELDARRPQHTRPAQDEELVARFIRKFESRAGTTARVASRADVPAAVEAYRIEKGLPARAAVGAALKDLAWPAGLAVHHDPAGISETMAVSQALAGIAEPGSLMMASGPASPITHNFVPDDHVVVLDAGAIVGHFEEAWEVLRARPEGMPRATNIISGPSRTADVEQTIQLGAHGPRRVHVIIVG; encoded by the coding sequence ATGACTGCAGCAGCGAACGCCCGCGAGGCGATCCTCAATTCCGTCCGCTCCGCGCTGCGGCGCGGGCCGCTCGACGACACGCGGCGCGCCGAACTCGACGCACGCCGCCCGCAGCACACCCGCCCGGCGCAGGACGAGGAGCTCGTCGCGCGCTTCATCCGTAAGTTCGAGAGCCGCGCCGGCACCACCGCACGCGTCGCGAGCCGCGCCGACGTGCCGGCCGCGGTCGAAGCCTATCGCATCGAAAAGGGCCTGCCCGCGCGTGCGGCGGTCGGTGCCGCGCTGAAGGATCTCGCCTGGCCGGCCGGTCTGGCGGTGCATCACGACCCGGCCGGCATCAGCGAGACGATGGCGGTGTCGCAGGCGCTCGCCGGCATCGCCGAGCCCGGCAGCCTGATGATGGCGTCCGGCCCGGCGAGCCCGATCACGCACAACTTCGTGCCCGACGACCACGTCGTCGTGCTCGACGCGGGCGCGATCGTCGGCCACTTCGAGGAGGCGTGGGAAGTGCTGCGCGCGCGCCCCGAAGGCATGCCGCGCGCGACCAACATCATCTCCGGCCCGTCGCGCACGGCCGACGTCGAGCAGACCATCCAGCTCGGCGCGCACGGCCCGCGGCGCGTGCATGTAATCATCGTCGGCTGA
- a CDS encoding ACP phosphodiesterase — protein MNFLAHAWLAGESPPDRLGGLMGDFVKGVLPAGLPPDIAEGVRLHRQIDVFAETHPAFQRSRARVSPERRRVAGVMVDMFYDHFLALHWEHFHDEPLERFSATMYALMDAHGTLLPPRLAAILPRMRESDWLGSYRSADVIAMALDRMAMRLRRANPLTGSGAELLVDYAGFEADFFEFIAAAEAFAANSRALRGPG, from the coding sequence ATGAACTTCCTCGCGCACGCCTGGCTCGCCGGCGAATCCCCTCCGGACCGCCTCGGCGGCCTGATGGGCGACTTCGTGAAAGGGGTGCTGCCGGCCGGCTTGCCGCCGGACATTGCCGAGGGCGTTCGCCTGCACCGCCAGATCGACGTCTTCGCCGAAACCCATCCGGCCTTCCAGCGCAGCCGCGCGCGCGTGTCGCCCGAGCGACGGCGCGTCGCCGGGGTGATGGTCGACATGTTCTACGACCACTTCCTCGCGCTGCACTGGGAGCATTTCCACGACGAGCCGCTCGAACGCTTCAGCGCGACGATGTACGCGTTGATGGACGCGCACGGCACGCTGCTGCCGCCGCGTCTGGCGGCGATCCTGCCGCGCATGCGCGAATCGGACTGGCTGGGGAGTTACCGCTCGGCGGACGTCATCGCGATGGCGCTCGACCGCATGGCGATGCGCCTGCGCCGCGCCAATCCGCTGACCGGCAGCGGCGCCGAACTGCTCGTCGACTACGCCGGTTTCGAGGCGGATTTCTTCGAGTTCATCGCGGCGGCCGAGGCGTTCGCGGCAAACAGCCGGGCCCTGCGCGGACCCGGCTAG